The following coding sequences lie in one Blastopirellula retiformator genomic window:
- a CDS encoding sensor histidine kinase yields MTTDAAHQYSQAAKINELISRLDLAQSELGGTVANLLDAIAAGPGEAVLLAEVDSRWTLIAAIDRVGTILPALDNAFALDDFALLETVHPDDVLRVATTVKESLTEQRPFDLQFRVRRRDGDWRFVRDQGQVIVDRRTRPQAVVHRLTQIPASTASDFGDEAKTLRELIRQLETEQRMTACEIHDGFVQLATGALMHLEASDIVNEETCQAKRLLREALGEARRLMGGLQPSGLEEAGVPAAIDDFLATANGFIDIPVALHLDAQFPRLTPTEESTLFRILQEAINNACKHSQSERIRVRLRYLDGIVDAEVRDWGRGFECEETSHGGFGMSSMRQRAKLLGGRIQVTSAPGEGTIIRFRFEATR; encoded by the coding sequence GTGACGACGGACGCTGCCCATCAATATAGCCAAGCTGCCAAAATCAACGAACTGATCTCTCGTCTCGATCTCGCGCAGAGTGAGCTTGGCGGAACTGTCGCCAACTTGCTTGATGCAATCGCTGCCGGGCCCGGAGAGGCGGTTTTGCTCGCCGAAGTCGATTCTCGCTGGACGTTGATTGCTGCGATCGACCGCGTCGGCACGATTTTGCCGGCGCTCGACAACGCATTTGCCCTCGATGATTTCGCCTTGCTTGAGACGGTTCATCCTGACGATGTCTTGCGAGTCGCGACGACTGTCAAAGAGTCGCTAACCGAGCAGCGACCGTTTGACTTGCAATTTCGCGTTCGTCGCCGCGATGGCGATTGGCGGTTTGTGCGGGACCAAGGTCAAGTCATCGTCGACCGACGGACGCGTCCCCAGGCGGTTGTGCATCGCCTGACGCAAATCCCAGCCTCGACGGCGTCCGATTTTGGCGACGAAGCGAAGACGCTGCGCGAGCTGATTCGCCAACTCGAAACTGAACAGCGGATGACCGCCTGTGAGATTCACGATGGTTTCGTTCAATTGGCGACCGGCGCGTTGATGCACCTGGAAGCGTCGGACATCGTCAACGAAGAGACGTGTCAGGCGAAGCGTCTATTACGCGAGGCGCTGGGTGAAGCGCGACGCTTGATGGGAGGGTTACAGCCTTCTGGTTTAGAAGAAGCCGGAGTGCCGGCGGCGATTGACGATTTTTTGGCGACGGCCAACGGCTTTATCGACATTCCGGTTGCGCTGCATCTCGACGCCCAGTTTCCCCGGCTAACGCCAACAGAAGAATCGACTCTGTTCCGCATCTTGCAGGAAGCGATCAACAACGCCTGCAAACATAGCCAGTCCGAGCGGATTCGCGTCCGTTTGCGCTATCTCGACGGCATCGTGGACGCCGAAGTTCGCGACTGGGGACGTGGTTTTGAATGCGAAGAAACGAGCCATGGTGGGTTTGGCATGAGTAGCATGCGTCAGCGTGCGAAACTGCTTGGCGGCCGCATCCAAGTCACTAGCGCGCCTGGCGAAGGGACGATCATACGGTTCCGCTTTGAAGCGACCCGCTAG
- a CDS encoding sterol desaturase family protein: MSAASEPTTGSIDPPQSTQPPRGKRSKPVFVPFLKTVVPWLSGLFLFAVTITVLDWGFGWNLQVVSRARTVFAAVYVTNLIRYVVAAGGAFLLFYVVLRRIGWVTPIQKKLAAAPDMRREIFYSIASLAVFAGVGVIVYLGKVAGVLQFYYGGNPLTDYYFWFSVVAMILIHDAWFYWSHRLLHTKLLYAKVHRIHHLSHNPTPWAAFAFHPIEAFVQAIILPLAAIVLPMHPLTVVFWMLYMTGMNVFGHLGFELFPHWFLRSRWSRWHNTGVHHNMHHRCVSSNFGLYFNFWDLWFGTNHPDYYAEFERVTAACAKDASDEPN, translated from the coding sequence ATGAGCGCCGCCAGCGAGCCGACGACCGGTTCGATTGATCCCCCACAATCGACGCAACCGCCGCGCGGTAAGCGGTCAAAACCGGTTTTCGTACCATTTCTTAAGACCGTCGTCCCCTGGCTGAGCGGATTGTTCCTCTTCGCGGTGACGATCACGGTCTTGGATTGGGGCTTCGGCTGGAACTTGCAGGTCGTCTCACGAGCCCGAACCGTATTTGCAGCCGTTTATGTGACCAACCTGATTCGGTACGTGGTTGCCGCTGGAGGGGCGTTTCTGCTGTTTTACGTCGTTTTGCGACGAATCGGCTGGGTGACGCCAATCCAAAAGAAGTTGGCCGCTGCACCGGACATGCGGCGCGAGATTTTCTACAGCATCGCGTCGCTGGCGGTCTTTGCTGGCGTTGGCGTCATCGTTTACTTAGGCAAGGTCGCCGGCGTCTTGCAATTCTACTACGGCGGCAATCCACTGACCGACTACTACTTCTGGTTCTCGGTGGTGGCGATGATCTTGATTCATGACGCCTGGTTTTATTGGTCGCATCGCTTGCTGCACACCAAGTTGTTGTACGCCAAGGTGCATCGCATCCATCACCTGAGTCACAATCCTACGCCTTGGGCCGCTTTCGCATTTCATCCGATCGAAGCGTTTGTCCAAGCGATCATTTTGCCGCTGGCGGCGATCGTTTTGCCGATGCATCCGCTGACGGTCGTGTTCTGGATGCTGTACATGACCGGAATGAATGTGTTCGGGCACCTGGGGTTTGAGCTGTTTCCCCACTGGTTTCTCCGTAGCCGTTGGTCGCGTTGGCATAACACCGGGGTTCACCACAACATGCATCATCGCTGCGTCAGTTCCAACTTCGGTCTCTACTTCAATTTCTGGGATCTTTGGTTCGGCACCAATCATCCAGACTATTACGCCGAGTTTGAGCGAGTGACCGCGGCTTGCGCAAAAGACGCGAGCGACGAGCCGAATTGA
- a CDS encoding HEAT repeat domain-containing protein translates to MAPDLSQLIDHLNSEDVSVRRNACEQLAKIGPELRSAAVPLCRLTADPEETVRESAVGALEALETPATEDASALSQLMSSSATDVRYWAATLLGRIGPSAERQAPALLVAITSDQTTAVQQKAVWAIDQIGVRTASAKAALEQASQSSDPRLARLATKALTKF, encoded by the coding sequence ATGGCGCCCGATCTCTCGCAGCTAATCGATCACCTCAATAGCGAGGACGTTTCCGTCCGTCGGAACGCGTGTGAACAATTGGCGAAAATCGGACCCGAGTTGCGAAGCGCCGCGGTTCCGTTGTGTCGACTGACGGCTGATCCCGAGGAAACGGTTCGAGAATCGGCAGTCGGCGCACTGGAAGCGTTGGAAACTCCGGCGACGGAGGATGCCTCCGCCCTTTCCCAGTTAATGAGTTCATCCGCGACGGACGTCCGTTATTGGGCGGCCACATTATTGGGCCGCATCGGTCCATCCGCCGAGCGACAAGCACCTGCCTTGCTAGTCGCGATAACAAGCGATCAAACGACAGCCGTTCAGCAAAAAGCGGTCTGGGCGATTGATCAAATTGGCGTGCGAACCGCTTCGGCGAAAGCGGCTCTCGAACAAGCGTCGCAATCGTCCGATCCGCGACTTGCTCGGTTGGCGACCAAGGCGCTCACCAAGTTTTGA